From Clavelina lepadiformis chromosome 9, kaClaLepa1.1, whole genome shotgun sequence, the proteins below share one genomic window:
- the LOC143471433 gene encoding rab GDP dissociation inhibitor alpha-like, whose product MDTAEKYDVIILGTGFTECILGGILAKEGKKVLQLDRERFSGGANGCISCLEELEAAFQTKLNAKHKGFWNVDLVTKFFVGKDRMVSLLEYIGVKIDTEPLHDVFLTFSGSLIKVPISAQQVMACNFIPTSEKESFHQFLEFARNRRFSENKQRHLPSPDGVFELYKLGSSCKLMIDHVFTGGYKSSEAMLDQVRRFCDVPTPHRSTALHFPLFGLGELIQSLQKVIKSAGGRSMLNRPLDWVKKRDGLVYVSASGVTAGAPTIIAEPSYFPDMVKSTAKIARAFCVLNHPTPGATTSHSHYVVVPPATSEQRDDIYVSVVGSKHKVSPAGMYVAIVSAIVQSSNPDEALKPGLDLLGQITAKMTKVHDYCVPLEGDKKSRIFISKSYDATMTWETAMDDVTSLYEKITEKKFPT is encoded by the coding sequence atggACACGGCTGAgaagtatgacgtcattattttGGGAACAGGTTTCACGGAATGTATTTTGGGGGGGATTTTGGCCAAAGAAGGAAAAAAGGTTTTACAGCTTGATCGTGAACGATTCAGCGGAGGAGCAAATGGCTGCATCAGTTGTTTGGAGGAACTTGAAGCcgcttttcaaacaaaactcaATGCTAAGCACAAAGGATTTTGGAATGTTGACCTGGTGACCAAATTCTTTGTCGGAAAAGACCGCATGGTGTCACTCTTGGAATACATCGGGGTGAAAATTGACACAGAACCCTTGCACGATGTTTTTCTGACATTTAGCGGCAGTCTTATTAAAGTTCCGATTTCTGCACAACAGGTAATGGCGTGCAACTTCATACCAACCTCAGAAAAGGAaagttttcatcaatttttggaATTTGCGCGAAATCGCCGCTTTAGTGAGAACAAACAACGTCATCTACCATCGCCTGATGGCGTGTTTGAGCTCTACAAGCTGGGTTCGAGTTGCAAACTCATGATTGACCACGTGTTCACCGGCGGCTACAAAAGTAGCGAAGCGATGCTGGACCAAGTTCGGAGATTCTGTGATGTGCCGACTCCCCACCGCTCTACAGCGCTCCATTTCCCGCTTTTCGGACTCGGAGAGCTGATTCAGAGCTTGCAGAAGGTAATTAAGAGCGCAGGGGGGCGCTCTATGCTCAATCGGCCTCTCGACTGGGTCAAGAAACGAGATGGTCTCGTTTATGTCTCCGCCTCTGGCGTCACTGCAGGCGCACCTACGATCATCGCCGAACCCAGTTACTTTCCTGATATGGTGAAATCAACCGCTAAGATTGCTCGCGCTTTCTGCGTTCTAAACCACCCTACCCCCGGGGCCACGACCTCACACTCCCATTACGTTGTTGTACCGCCAGCTACGTCAGAACAACGTGACGATATCTACGTCAGCGTGGTTGGTTCGAAGCATAAAGTATCGCCTGCGGGGATGTATGTGGCCATCGTGTCCGCCATAGTTCAAAGTTCAAACCCGGACGAAGCTTTAAAGCCGGGGCTTGACCTTCTGGGTCAAATCACCGCCAAAATGACAAAGGTTCATGATTACTGCGTTCCGCTAGAGGGTGACAAGAAAAGCAGgatatttatttccaaatcTTATGACGCCACAATGACCTGGGAGACAGCCATGGACGATGTTACGTCACTTTACGAAAAAATAACCGAAAAGAAATTTCCTACGTAA
- the LOC143471165 gene encoding cilia- and flagella-associated protein 184-like: MADQEENNLSEAEQPEVEAEVIPPNEEKEIQGEVLEEQAGSGTEVEGTGGAGTEEPGKEDMPQEPPGDVEEQQDGLETKEEVVAENATEELVLPTQAEESAAPTNVEAMVEEATESPQVAVEPISRDQTPPLVVDEPAKDDGELPDDLPQPGTPERQDSVTDMEELLMDEEEEESLPQYNREELLQKYQAALHEREQLNQQNRALQHKLAEYFRKKKTEEVRQEVDKNVTDQEQRYLKYVGNLDELRQQQAGEQEAYNEQLDEMKARKAEKQSRVEEEWSKAVEFKRAAATAAINSRSGRPIAPKDIELYEANERKKEAEVSQVRLENIKLKNRLKKQEMQLKQKEELAEGLHLIDFEQLKIENQTYNEKIEERNEELLKLKKKITSTVQVLTHLKEKLQFVQAENHVKKEQLADVELEVAQKRDVLSRTKQSRDALRHENNKLQQRSGLLGNADLLRDFEAGTDEADELEHRLDRLKRTHAELTLNISGLKKKIELAKENQS, translated from the exons ATGGCTGATCAG GAGGAAAACAATCTTTCGGAGGCAGAGCAACCTGAAGTGGAAGCAG AGGTAATTCCCCCAAATGAGGAGAAGGAGATTCAAGGGGAAGTGCTTGAGGAGCAAGCAGGGTCGGGCACAGAAGTAGAAGGAACAGGAGGGGCAGGAACAGAGGAGCCTGGGAAAGAAGACATGCCCCAAGAACCACCAGGTGATGTTGAAGAGCAGCAAGATGGACTAGA AACAAAGGAAGAAGTCGTTGCCGAAAATGCAACAGAAGAGCTCGTACTTCCTACGCAAG CTGAGGAGTCTGCAGCACCCACTAATGTTGAGGCTATGGTAGAGGAAGCCACTGAGAGCCCTCAAGTGGCGGTTGAGCCGATTTCAAGAGATCAAACTCCTCCGTTAGTTGTAGATGAACCAGCGAAAGATGATGGGGAGTTACCCGACGACCTTCCACAACCCGGAACCCCAGAAAGACAAG ACAGTGTGACGGACATGGAGGAGTTGTTGATGGAtgaagaggaggaggaaagTCTGCCTCAGTACAACCGTGAGGAATTGTTGCAGAAGTACCAG GCGGCTTTGCATGAACGGGAGCAGTTAAATCAACAAAATCGTGCTCTTCAACACAAACTTGCCGAGTACTTCCGCAAAAAGAAAACTGAAGAAGTGAGACAGGAAGTGGATAAGAACGTCACAGACCAAGAACAAAG GTATTTGAAATACGTGGGCAACCTGGACGAACTACGGCAGCAGCAGGCAGGGGAGCAGGAGGCGTACAACGAGCAGCTTGACGAGATGAAAGCGAGGAAGGCGGAGAAGCAGAGCCGGGTGGAGGAGGAATGGAGCAAGGCGGTAGAGTTTAAGCGCGCCGCCGCAACCGCCGCCATAAACAGCCGCTCAGGAAGACCGATAGCTCCGAAG GATATCGAGTTGTATGAAGCGAATGAACGCAAGAAAGAGGCCGAAGTATCCCAAGTTCGTCTCGAAAATATTAAGCTAAAGAACCgattaaaaaaacaagaaatgcaGCTGAAGCAAAAG GAGGAACTTGCAGAAGGCCTTCACTTGATTGACTTCGAGCAACTGAAGATCGAAAACCAGACATACAACGAGAAGATTGAGGAAAGGAACGAG GAACTGCTCAAGCTTAAGAAGAAAATCACGAGCACGGTCCAAGTCCTGActcatttaaaagaaaaacttcagTTCGTTCAAGCCGAGAACCACGTGAAGAAGGAGCAACTGGCGGACGTTGAACTCGAAGTGGCGCAG AAGCGCGACGTTCTTTCACGGACAAAGCAATCACGTGATGCGTTACGCcatgaaaataacaaattacaGCAGAGGTCAGGGTTGTTGGGGAACGCGGATCTGCTGAGAGATTTCGAG GCTGGAACAGACGAAGCTGACGAGCTCGAGCATCGTCTGGATCGACTCAAGCGCACTCACGCCGAACTCACCCTCAATATAAGCGGCTTAAAGAAGAAAATAGAACTGGCGAAGGAGAACCAGAGCTGA
- the LOC143470603 gene encoding uncharacterized protein LOC143470603: MRVVVTSVLVLMTILAVVNSTDVRQTINATSKETIRDYVTRPWPATYDPEYAVDEELLRFIDDNIMYYGDEFSQSCLDEAGVKDLMDGETERLKRQFNRLFVVTVSLFSLNFVMCVIAVTLACRRRRERRQKRDVIKYNKPFIDDSSDNTGVFPEASNAAFDQVSEQCSPQYGGKATRVYSVEV; encoded by the exons ATGCGTGTTGTTGTGACGTCAGTTTTAGTTCTGATGACGATTTTGGCGGTGGTGAATTCAACTGACGTAAGACAGACTATAAACGCTACTTCGAAGGAGACAATAAG GGATTACGTCACTCGTCCATGGCCTGCTACTTACGACCCAGAATACGCAGTGGACGAGGAATTGCTTCGCTTCATCGATGACAACATCATGTACTACGGCGACGAATTCTCGCAAAGTTGCCTCGACGAAGCAGGAGTGAAAGATCTCATGGACGGAGAAACAGAG CGCCTCAAGCGACAGTTCAACCGTCTATTTGTGGTCACCGTGTCGCTGTTCTCCCTCAATTTCGTGATGTGCGTCATCGCTGTAACGTTGGCTTGTCGACGCAGGAGAGAGCGACGCCAGAAAAGAGACgtcataaaatataacaaacctttcataGACGACTCCAGCGACAACACTGGGGTATTCCCCGAAGCCAGCAACGCGGCCTTTGACCAAGTCTCGGAGCAGTGTAGTCCTCAGTACGGAGGCAAGGCAACGCGTGTGTATTCTGTGGAAGTCTGA
- the LOC143471434 gene encoding dnaJ homolog subfamily C member 1-like yields MRHIILLLFLSYFVQYSVAQWFSPEQTEIFDLVDQTKLNFYEFLGLSQDASQPEVRRAYRKLSLTMHPDKNKTEGAEESFRILAAMYEILKTKEKREIYDEVLANGLPAAYLYVPRQLRKMSLLEVSVIIALIVTLGHFLVIWGSYAEKKLALDEYLPRLRKKQKKQRKKGLNNADQIVEEIENLVTKPTLYDVLPILIFRKFYGFAVWLPEFVKFRRELKRLKKEEEELKRKKEAEADQRMLLLRSGKHSHQLTSMCNVKNFCKIQLYVFLIKQSSESGPTAPSVFENLQSIEELEAMYDEWADEDFKKKNTKKRSDWTEEDQSQLVRLMSKYPGGTSERWQKIAKELGRSVGEVTNQAKASRTGISIPGSKVKHSAVSETFSNALTKNRNADANKIPDDVITTQAYDNSDMQMRVSAALSKLCELLSVAYSRCKTLLRYFSSKLNLKFPNSLEAAVACEQRSESSSNRVDPPSPSSKVKRRQESRDIKRDIHSNQDDVDDTQNDVTSSFMVDAWEQSQQKLLEMALTQFPKSSAERWDKIAKCVPGKSKEECIARYRFLVEKIQQRKKNKS; encoded by the exons atGAGGCATATaattttgttgctgtttttgtCCTATTTTGTGCAATATTCGGTGGCTCAGTGGTTCTCGCCGGAGCAGACGGAAATATTTGATCTTGTTGATCAAACTAAGCTCAATTTCTATGAATTCCTCGGACTCTCTCAG GATGCGAGCCAGCCGGAGGTAAGAAGAGCCTATCGGAAGCTCTCACTGACGATGCACCCGGACAAGAACAAGACTGAAGGCGCAGAGGAGAGCTTCCGGATTCTTGCAGCCATGTATGAG ATTCTGAAAACGAAAGAAAAGCGTGAAATTTATGATGAGGTTCTGGCAAATGGACTGCCGGCTGCGTACTTGTATGTTCCCAG GCAACTGAGAAAAATGAGTTTGCTTGAAGTGTCCGTCATCATCGCGCTGATCGTTACTCTTGGACATTTCCTCGTCATCTGGGGATCTTATGCCGAGAAGAAGCTCGCTCTG GATGAGTATCTGCCTCGACTTCggaaaaaacagaaaaagcaACGCAAGAAAGGGTTGAACAACGCAGACCAAATTGTGGAGGAAATTGAAAACTT AGTAACGAAGCCAACATTATACGATGTCTTGCCAATTTTGATCTTCCGTAAATTTTATGGATTTGCCGTGTGGTTGCCCGAGTTTGTAAAATTCAGACGAGAATTGAAACGACTcaagaaagaagaagaagaactAAAGAGAAA GAAGGAAGCTGAAGCTGACC AACGAATGCTTTTACTGAGGTCTGGAAAGCATTCTCATCAGTTGACCAGCATGTgcaatgttaaaaatttttgcaagatTCAACTATATGTTTTTCTCATAAAACAGTCATCTGAATCTGGCCCAACGGCGCCCTCAgtgtttgaaaacttgcagTCAATTGAGGAGTTGGAAGCGATGTACGACGAGTGGGCTGATGAAGACTTCAAGAAGAAG AACACAAAGAAGAGATCTGATTGGACAGAGGAGGACCAATCACAGCTGGTGAGGCTGATGAGCAAATACCCAGGAGGAACGTCGGAACGGTGGCAGAAGATTGCAAAGGAATTAGGAAGGAGCGTCGGGGAGGTCACGAACCAGGCCAAGGCTTCCAGGACAGGGATCTCCATCCCAG gaagcaaAGTGAAACACTCTGCGGTCTCcgaaactttttccaatgctCTTACGAAAAATCGCAACGCTGATGCCAACAAGATacctgatgacgtcataaccaCGCAGGCGTACGACAACAGCGACATGCAAATGCGAGTCAGCGCAG CGCTGTCAAAGCTGTGCGAGCTTCTGTCGGTCGCTTACAGCAGATGCAAAACCCTACTCAGATATTTCTCCTCCAAACTCAACTTGAAATTTCCGAATTCGTTGGAGGCGGCTGTCG CTTGTGAGCAAAGATCAGAATCAAGTTCCAACCGGGTGGACCCCCCAAGCCCAAGTTCAAAGGTGAAACGACGACAGGAATCGCGCGATATCAAACGCGACATACATTCCAACCAGGATGACGTAGATG ATACCCAAAATGATGTGACGTCGTCATTCATGGTCGATGCTTGGGAACAGAGCCAGCAGAAACTCCTCGAGATGGCGCTAACACAATTCCCGAAATCGTCAGCTGAGCGGTGGGACAAAATCGCGAAATGTGTCCCGGGAAAGTCCAAG GAAGAATGCATCGCGCGATACAGATTTTTGGTTGAAAAGATCCAGCAGCGTAAAAAGAACAAGAGTTGA